In Haliscomenobacter hydrossis DSM 1100, the DNA window CGAGGCAATCCGTATGAACTAAAAGGTTTTGTGACGCTGGTGCGTTGAATCCTCTTTGAAGAAAGATAAATGAGACTTTTGCAAAACTTTTCGCAAAAAAAACATTTGCATTTATAAAAATCAGTTACCTTTGCACGGCTAAAGAAAAAAGTAAAATTTTTGCACGATGGATGCGATAAAGTTTGTTCATGAACAGTTAACTCCGGCGAGACAAGTGCCGTTACCGGCTTTCCGCGCTGGTGATAATGTAGTGGTGAACTATAAGATTATCGAGGGAGACAAGGAGCGTATTCAGTCTTTCCGTGGGGATGTAATCCAGGTTAAAGGTACTGGATCTACAAAGACCTTTACAGTAAGAAAAATTTCCAATGGTGTGGGTGTCGAACGTATTTTCCCGTTCGCTTCTCCTAATATCGTAGATGTTCAGGTAACCAAGCGTGGCAAAGTACGCCGTGCGAGACTGTTCTATCTTCGCGACCTCATTGGTAAAAAAGCCCGGATCAAGGAGCGCAAATTCCAAAAGAACATTTCTCAGGTTGCACAAGGTGCACAGGGGTAAACCTTCTTCTGGTCAACATAAAAGAGGATTTCAGCACGCGTTGGAATCCTCTTTTTGTTTTTGTACAATAGGTTACATTTCAGTCACTTGCTTTTAGTTTTCGCAATCCAAATTGCCAACCGGCACTATCCGCTTTTCCCGTTTATAGATTACCATTAATTTTAGACCATACTTACTGATCGCCCGATCGGAGTGATGCACACTCGTCACGTCTACTGATTACCGTACACTAACAAATACATTCAAGCCATGAAATTATTGAGACTTTATTTGGTCATCTTATTGGGAGGACTAAGCCTGGTACGCAGCCAAGGGCAGCAGTTTAATTCCCTTACAGTACTCGATCCTCAATTCAATTGGCCCAGCTACCGTGGGACGATTGAAGAAGCTACAATTACGCTACGCCCGGTTGGATTGTATACTGAAGTAGGCTTGTATCTGACGATTTCTGCTAAAGACGCAAGCTTTCAAGTTGGGCGACAATTAGAGGCTGTATTGGGTTTTACTTTACCCGCCAATTCAATCGTCAATGATTCCTGGCTATGGATCGATACAACGATCATTCGCGCCAAAATCCTTGACCGCTGGACGGCTTCCACGATTTATGAAAACATTGTACAAAGACGCCAGGACCCTTCTATTTTGACTAAAGTAACCGCCAATCAGTATTCTTTACGCATTTATCCCTTAATTATGGGGGACAAACGCAAAGTGAAAATCAATTACCTGGTGCCTGGAAATTGGACTACTGAAGAGGTACAAACCGTATTACCCGTGGGCATCTTGAGAAGTGGACAAGCAACGCCACCACCGCTGGAGGTACGTTTGTTTATGGATGCCCCCTGGCAAAACCCCAAATTATCTACTCACCCGGAGATCAACTTTGTTCCAAAACAAGACCCAGAATTAGGCACTTATCTTTCGGCAGTGATACCCCCTGCTGGACTGAGCACCCGGGAGGTGATTCTCAGTCTGAAAGCGCCGCTCAAAAATGGGATCTTTCTTTCCCGATATGGGGACAACCAGGAAGGTTATTATCAAATGGCGCTCTTCCCCGAACAAATGATTGATTTTTCTGGCAACCTCAAACCACGCCGCATCCTGGTGCTCCTGCATTACAACCCGGCTACTGCCTTGGGAATATCTCCCTCACAACTGATGAGTGAGATCAGTGCCCAGCTTAAACGGGTGCTTCAACCGCGTGATTTTTTTAATGTTGTCCTCAGTGGGGTCAGCCCTAAAGTGTTGGCCAATGACTGGATTTCCGCCAGCCCTACGGAGATTGATCGCGTGTTTAACACTTTGCAAAACGAAAACCTGAGCAGCCTCAACCTCCCTGGTTTGATGGCGAAAGGCATGGAATGGATTAAATCCAATGGAAAAGAGTCAAAGATTTTACTGTTTTCCAGTTCCGTATCCGAGGGGGATTTAGGGGTTTCGAATGAATTGATCCGCGAGTTATCCCTCATCAAAGGCAATACAGAAATCCCTTTTTACATCGTTGACTATGCCCGACACAACGCGCCGAACTACCGCATCAACAACCGCAACTATTGGGGCAACGAATATTTTTACCTCAATTGGTCGCGACTGACCAAAGGAGATTACGCGCAGCAATATTATTGTTGTTCGGATTTTAATTTGCTCAGTGCAAGTGTAATGGATGCCATGACAATCGAAAAGGCGGATTTGGACTTGCACACTTCCCTACAAAGTGGATTTTGTTACAACCGCTACAATTTGAATCAACTAGGTGAAGCCACCACTTTGCGGCAGCCTATTTTGCAAGTAGGCCGTTATCAAGGCAATTGGCCTTTTGTGGTGGAATTATCGGGTAAATACGCCAATAACCTGTTTTTTGATGCGCTTACAGTACCTTTGACCGAAACACATGTTACCGATAGTACTGGTGCAGACACCTGGGCGGGCAATTACATCAGCGCCCTGGAAAGGCCCGGCAGTAGCAACAACGCAATTGCTGCAGAGATCATCAACGCTAGCATCCAAAGACGAATTTTATCCTATTACACCGCCTTCTTGTGTCTGGAACCTGCCCAAGGCGGCGAGCCTTGCCTGAACTGCATTGATCGTAGTCAGGGTCCTCTCGTGGGTACCCAGGACCTGCAAGACAGCCTCATCGTCAGCAAAATCAGCCCGAACCCCTTCCGTGAGCGGGTGATGATCCAGCTGCAATTCAAAGACCTGATCGACCTATCTAATGCCAAAATATTGGTGTACAACCACGTCGGACAAGTAGTACGCACCTTCAGCGATGTCCCCAAAGGGAAAATCCAGAACCTGGAACTACAGTGGGATGGCCGCAGTGATGGCGGCGCGGAAGTGCCTGCGGGGATGTACATTTTCCGTTTGCAGACGCCTACGGGGCAGTACAGCCGGAAGTTGATGAAGTTGGAGAATTAAACGGCACAAAAGCGACACACTTTAACACAAAGG includes these proteins:
- the rplS gene encoding 50S ribosomal protein L19 translates to MDAIKFVHEQLTPARQVPLPAFRAGDNVVVNYKIIEGDKERIQSFRGDVIQVKGTGSTKTFTVRKISNGVGVERIFPFASPNIVDVQVTKRGKVRRARLFYLRDLIGKKARIKERKFQKNISQVAQGAQG
- a CDS encoding VIT domain-containing protein — protein: MKLLRLYLVILLGGLSLVRSQGQQFNSLTVLDPQFNWPSYRGTIEEATITLRPVGLYTEVGLYLTISAKDASFQVGRQLEAVLGFTLPANSIVNDSWLWIDTTIIRAKILDRWTASTIYENIVQRRQDPSILTKVTANQYSLRIYPLIMGDKRKVKINYLVPGNWTTEEVQTVLPVGILRSGQATPPPLEVRLFMDAPWQNPKLSTHPEINFVPKQDPELGTYLSAVIPPAGLSTREVILSLKAPLKNGIFLSRYGDNQEGYYQMALFPEQMIDFSGNLKPRRILVLLHYNPATALGISPSQLMSEISAQLKRVLQPRDFFNVVLSGVSPKVLANDWISASPTEIDRVFNTLQNENLSSLNLPGLMAKGMEWIKSNGKESKILLFSSSVSEGDLGVSNELIRELSLIKGNTEIPFYIVDYARHNAPNYRINNRNYWGNEYFYLNWSRLTKGDYAQQYYCCSDFNLLSASVMDAMTIEKADLDLHTSLQSGFCYNRYNLNQLGEATTLRQPILQVGRYQGNWPFVVELSGKYANNLFFDALTVPLTETHVTDSTGADTWAGNYISALERPGSSNNAIAAEIINASIQRRILSYYTAFLCLEPAQGGEPCLNCIDRSQGPLVGTQDLQDSLIVSKISPNPFRERVMIQLQFKDLIDLSNAKILVYNHVGQVVRTFSDVPKGKIQNLELQWDGRSDGGAEVPAGMYIFRLQTPTGQYSRKLMKLEN